ATTCTGGTTTGGTCTTATTACCTAAAGGGTAGGTAAGAGTATATCCAACAGCAACGCCTCAATTTCACGGACACGGTCCAGCATATTACAGGAATCGGCGTAAAGACGCTTTACGACTTGAGGGTAATTACGCAAATGGGAATATTCCgaccaagttttttttatattaataactgcCTTAATTATCTAATTATATTGACACATCTGATATTAGAAAGACCAATAAAATGACGTCGTATACAATTTTGCCACACCAAATAATAGTAGCTACTTACTGAAATATTCCAATTTTCGTAATTATCCCAAAGAGCTTTATCCGAAAACAGAGTcaggatataaaaaaaacaatttttgtcttaataatttatacataaagcTATCACAAACATTGCTTATATATAATTGAGATCACTGGCAGCTTATcaatttatttgtgtatttataaatagcttttctgtatttttttctttcacaggCAATAAAGGCACCACGTCATCGCCGTCTTTCATTTCAGATGTGGGGAtctgttaaaattataaaacataatattacttacataaTTTACAAGAACATAAAAGGaatccttatttatataaaaactagcaGAATAACCTCCACCCTCATAGTTCCTATTGgaatacacaaataaaatattttaacctggTTTAGTagttcactagcggacgccagcaaTTCCGTCCGCCTTTAGAtttccttaatccggcactgtcgGCCTGCCGGCTTAATCCGGCCCTGCCaaatctttgtacgtcaagcggtttttgagatttcgtaatgaatgacctttcgcatttatatattatgaagATTGgtgaaaacgtaacaaacaaacaaactcacatgtTATGTAGATGTCTTTTTCTTTATGTATTTCttgtgttatatttaattaatcaaactcatttacttacattaatatCTTGGGCCTTAGCTTCTTTGGTAGAGTACTCTCTCAGGACATAGTCTGTGTTCAGCATGTGAAACAGCCTGGTTTCATGCGAACGCACAAGAACATCGTCCACTCTGAGAAAGTATCTTTGCAACACATACCAGTATGTTGGCATAACTCGCTgaaaaataagaagaagaagctaAGATATACTAAATACCGGCGAGGgttggaattttgacgaaggcaaGCCGTaacaaagaaaaggaaattcatactacttgatacaaactctgatttctcatacatccatacataggtatatactcattacaaaaatgaatacctatgtatgtataatttaattactattaggtaacccggcgggaatcgagACTATATGGACTCTTTGCCACTGCTAAATACCCATGCTATGCATGCATGCTACGCATTGATGCAGCCTAGGGAATATGCCTAGGAGATACCTATTCGCTcttaggcatcttctaggcaagcatgtttgtcattgcttaccatcagtgATGCTAAGATTTgaccaaaaatttaaaaatattgcatacaTATTAGTAAGGATATAGAAAAGAACTTAGGATACCTTATATCAAgataaaaagtattaattacATCTACAACTATACTATagtaaactataatattatactataacaccacaaactttacctctttataataatattataaagaggaaatgtttgtggtgttgtaggggtaatctctggatataatgaaccaattttaaaaattcttttaccactaaaaagccacgttaattaggagttatattttatccttctCACGTGAATGGGAACTCCGCAGGTCTAACCTCAGAGGGTCAACTATACAAAATAGAgctattttatatacttacaatTTTAACAGATAACTTGGACACACCATGGTCATGTAGTTCATCTTCAAACAGTGTAAGGTCATGGTAGAACAATATTTGATCTTTACGTTTAAGTATTTCAAAGTCTATACTCTCGTTTGTTCTCTCTACTGTGATGTTATCAGACAGTGTGCCTTTGTAATCTGTTGAGAAAGTCCAGTCAAATGGTTTCTTAGCTTTCTCTGCATCAGgccttaaaaaaataagttaaatttaatattttataacttaagaaaacctgaaataaattaatatattataatttactagcgaatgcccgcgactttgtccgcgtgaaactcaatgtaaacttacaCCTACTTGGATCCACACTGTATATTATAAGGGCTTCTATCCTTTAATGCATTGGATTTATGCCACTGTGTTAGAGTAACAGTTGGAatgtgtaactttttttttcttacaagaattCTCTATAGCAAAACAGATTCAGGAAATTGGTAATATTACAATCACATGCCTCTAAAAGCATGCTCGTTTCTTGGTTGACTTTGGTTGTCCTTAACTTTCTTTAAGGAGATAGTCTTTGCTAGAGGCTATTAAAAACAGGTTGATGACGATTTTTGAAGAACTTCTTATGGGGAGGTAAGCCGCTTTGTAACATAACTTGTATGGTTCCAATATGTCTGGTGTTACACATACAgtagcaggtttaagttatcacttctgtcaagTGACCTAAGACGCACATATTTATTccgaatttcaaaaattttgacTTCGAGATCTTAGTAATTAATGGATTTGCTGTGCGGGTGCCAGGTCCACGGGGTGTCAGAGACAAAACTCTGAGCAAAGTCCAGGAACTTGTGGTCagtggatgtagggttaaggaattccttgataaTCAATCAACACTCCCTGTTCTCTgctcatgttgttctccctgcctagccaaatttggtaagatcctattagagcagctttggatactcattCTAATATGGAACTTGCTGCAGTTTGAGAGAGGCCAAGGTATTAAAGCAAGTAATTCAGATCTTGCTGgcaatcctctcgcacctacttctacggcatacAGATATGcgacatagccatttttagttaattcataGTATAATATAGTAAAAGTAATTGTGAATTACCGTGACTCCAGCCAGGCTTCAGCGCAAGAGACTTCTATTGGATCTAACCTGCATGCCACTCTACGCAAAGCATCCAAAGGATTAAACTGTATTTTGGCACCACCTGTGTGGTCCAATCTCAGAACATTCTTAGGAAACACCATATCAGGGAAGTGTGGTATACTTAATTCTTTACAGTATCTGAAAAGAAATTGATTTATGTTTTAGATATTGGTTGATTGATTGAAATGGTTGTTTTTATTCCTCtgcttaaatcataaaaaataggGTATCCAAATAATATGTGTAAGTATGATTCTATCAAATTGcctaattaacaataataataataattccatttatttaaaataataaaatgggaaaacatccatgctcatcacacaaatatatttcagttgtgggaatcgtaCCAACCCACAATGTCAAGAATATAGAACTTGGTGCAATTATCTATCATGCTATAGAAAAATTTTACTTGTATTCCTCTCTCACTCCACCCATTGAGAATACAACCGAAAATCCGAAAATTTCCCAAAACTACCAAGTTGTTATTATACAAATCTCTGAGAGGAACAATACTTACAGTGATgagtgatattttatactagagataatGCACTTGCGCATCAAAGCTGAGgcagacaaatgtgcataattgtcttaatttcagtaagtcgcttattaaaaacaatatttatttatacacttatTACCTAAgatcatagctgggcattaactcgttaatccgttaatcgttaattaacgaagttaacattttgattaacggattaacttttaagttaacttttaaaaatgttaacggacccgttaacttccgttaatgtgcagaagtccgttaatcgttaatccaatgcttaCTATTTACCTCGCGacgtgattaacaggtttagacaagtaagaaattatgaaagattttttttcaaagaaatcaacaaattactatatttatgttaaaattatagaaaaaatcaactaaaaacaaattatggcacttttccccagtgctcacctttatttttgcaatggggatctcacacaatgatataaaaatgcaatattaaccagtcatattaacggattaacgattaacgttaacttgcgttaattcttccgacatgtaacgctttaacgtttaacgaagctaaccttttttgtagcggactaacgattaacgaagttaactatttgattaacggtgcccagctatgcctaagattgtatacaatgtcgagttgtgtgttagGGAAATGTAAAAACTTTAAACACATAGACATTATAACGtaaataacacaaaattgtgcatgtgtgcgctcaatggAGTCACcaaatttggatcacttttcgAGATTTTGTAAGCACGTTTACATATTTATAGTATGAACTAGTCATTGGATACTTACAGACAAAACTGACAAAACTGGTCGTCATCACGTTCACACACAACTTTTGTGGAACAAACACTGGGCAATATACAGCTTATGTCATATGAAATGTGCCATGGTCCAAATTCTATGGAATTTGAATTTGTAGTATACCGGCCTGAATCAATTCGACTACCCTGTAAACAATGTGCAATTATAGAAGAAAccaaaaaaatgtttaagtaGCATTATCATTGTTTTCTACCTCAGctaaaaacatattttcctaaatatataatattcctTTCTTGCTAAAACTactaatattcaaaatataaatgctATCGGAATCCAGGTTCAATTCGATGGCGAAAAATACTctgttttaaacaaacaaagtaattacaaattgaaaataatttacaattttacattacAAACGCCAGCCATCGCCTTTGCGTTTGCCAGACCCAGCGCGGGCGGGTGTCACTGTCAGTGTCAACTGTCATGACCGATGTCATCTTGACATCATTAGAGATGGGCAATGCATCGTTTACCGATTTTGTGGTAATGTAACTAAtcgattaaaaaaagaataaatgttTGTAGtcaaacattatatttattgatttgaaTTGAACTGCAAACATTCACTTAATTTTAAAGTCCATGGTAGCTCTTgaacgaaatttatttaaaattataaaaaaatatccatctAGTCACTATGTTTACTCTGTGGCAAACTCTATggcaaagaatatattaatcCTCTGTGGTCTttgataaaaaatcaatatgGCCGTCTTTTACCGGTCGGTTTATATGTTTtgatgatttttaatttgaatttaaaatcgACCTAACAGGTGAATCAGTGCTGATTAAGTAGAATAATTTTCGATAGCTAAATATAGTGCCTATAATTATGGAAGCACTAATTCCAGTTATTAATAAGCTTCAAGACGTTTTCAACACCGTTGGAGCTGATGCCATTCAATTACCCCAAATCGTAGTGCTGGGAACTCaggttaatgtatttttatgtctttcagtagttttatttttatttattagtgtataAGCGTACTGAAGTTCATTTTCTCTTGTTCGTGAATAACGTGACGGTTATGTAAAGATGTCACTGCGATGCTTTGTCCTCATTCTGCTCTGTTGGACTTCCCTGTCAATGACCATTCACAGTTGAACAATGATTAATTTATAACACTGCGAATAGAACTCATAATCGCAGAGTAAAAACGTTTATTACAAGTGTACATCAAACTCTATGAACAAGTTAATTTCTTCTGTCGAaatttttctttactaataaaatataccaataATTTAATGCATCTTTAAGCAATATGCTGTCTAAGTTGTAAGAAAACTTATGTATAGTCTTCTAACTCATAAATTTTCGAGTTAAAGGTGGGCCTGTTCTCTATGAATGTTATAATACAAATCTTCTATAATTCGTTAGGAAAAGCCTTCTATTAACACAGCTCAAACCACTGAATGAATTGTACTGTAATTTGGCAAGTTATTATGACACAGATATTCAATAACAATAGATTTTCCACAGGAAAGTAATTTACAAACTGATATTATTgcaataataagtaattaagtaaatagttaatatttgtGTCAACTTTCATCTTAATGTTTTTATGTAAATGAAGGTGTGATTAATATCACACCgacttatttgtaaaataaataaatatttgacataGAGTATTTTCAGCTAAATTAACatattgtgtttaaaaatacactttataaaaGTCAAGCTgcttatgtatgtacatattttcTTGCAGAGTTCCGGCAAAAGCTCCGTAATAGAGAGCCTTGTAGGTCGCTCCTTTCTGCCTCGAGGCCCAGGCATTGTTACACGACGCCCTCTCATCCTGCAATTAGTATATAGTCCTAAAGATAGCAAGGAACATCGCTCTGCTGAAGAAGGTATCTTATGATCATTcacttcttttatatttatttgatttgccCATTTAGTTTTTTATCAGCACATTGACGAAAAGTTTATCTTATTTACTACATGATAGTGAATTATTACAAAATGAGGATTACTATAGAATTTTATCTGATAGATGACATGATTCTAATACTTTCCTGCTTTTATAGATTGCTTTCAttagtttattgtttaaatatgtattttaattaaataaatatatgtacatTCATAAtaaagaacataatattatagtaaagaCTTTTCTGGATCTCAATTTTGTGTGTAATTAACCAGATTGAACTCAAAGAGATAAACCATAAATGACAAATATCATTCCCGGGGATCTCTATTATTTGGTTTGCCTATAAACTTAACTAGCCGACACCctcaatttcatttagtttagtTTCTGTTCCGGTGAGAatatagagataaaatatagcctatgacactcacaaataacatgtcTTTGTCTTTCTAGAGTagtccaaagattaccccctgtgcaacaccacaaactttacctctaacaTTTAGATttcatttacataattatgtctTACAGAAGTGCTTCCCATTGTTCTGCCATAGCCTGGTAATTTTGACACTGCCTCTTTGTGACTACTCAGTACTTTTAAACTTATAAAAGTTATTACTTCATGACTTAATTTTGTGACAAAATAATCAAAGATCTACCAATGGTCTGTGCATGATGTTGAATATATCCTTGAACGCTATAACCAGATAGTTATTTTGTTACAACCCACAAAATATGTACTggattatataaaaatagtgaTTAATTGATTTAGAGTGCTATGTGTATTGTGAATCTGTGAAAAACTGTCTattgcttggcaacttcgttcgtaacactcctgatggtccgcgcagGTCGGGGGCAATGAATGAAAATCCCACGACTGATGAACCTCACTTAACCCGCAcacacaatttcacacccgcacagtctttcctcCCGCCACCCGCATATCACGAGAGTGGCTTGTTGAGAGTGTTGTCAGACTATAATTGCGATATTTTCGCTTTGTAAACTCCACATATCTTGAGCTTGCTCAAATTTTGAAATGTGACTTGCATAGACATAGAGAATCGTTTGTTGGGTCTAGGTGATTTTGTCGATTTGTTGTGaattatagcaaaataaataagttagttactatttataatgaacttACATAAACACCTATTTATTGGATATatggattatttattataatccaGTGAGTCTTTACTGTACCTATCACTGGCGAAGGTTAAATTATTGTCAAAGGtaacccaaagaaaaggaaattcatactgtGTAGTGTGTGATATGGTTTCTCATATACAtagtatattatacaatattcattacaataatgaataagcATGGATTTGTAAATGGTAACCCGGCGAGAATCGGCTTatactcttcgccgctggttcctattataaaaatataacaacatGAAGTAGCATTCTTTAGttagaaacaaataaaacttcttGGAAATGAACTTGTTGTGAATATACGATACCTTAACCCAGTTTATTATAACAATGCTGATTCACAAGTGATTAACAatgtttacgttttttttttatgaaatgcaaGTCTTTGTTACACAGTTCACAATTATACAATTTACATTGTCATTCTTGCAACTCCAATGATTGATTCACGTCATCAATTATGTTAACAATGATTACATTAATTGGCGATTTCATCTGCTTGTTATTGAAAATTTGTCATGATTGATTTCCAGTTATATTGATTGTTTGTAATGAAGTGTACCTTTTACAGTTATGCTTccttggttatttttttagattttttttaaatctatacttatactagcggacgcccgcgacttcgtccgcgtgaaactcgatgtaaacttccTCTagtctaccctacccctaccctactcctacccctaccctactcctacccctaccctactcctacccctaccctactcctacccctaccctactcctacccctaccctactcctacccctaccctacccctgttTCTGATTTtctgtgtaatttttttaaaattttgtcccCTGACTGTTGCcctaacaataacaaacacattatatatatatacagattataaagaggtaaactttgtgatgttataggggtaatctttggatgtacttaatcaattttgaaaattgttttaccattagaaagctacattatttgtgtatgtatactgtatatattttataaaccatACCATTCTCACGAAAAAAGCGGGGCGGctgctagtttttaaataaatacacaataattatttattagttattgtTGGTACGCCATTCAAATAACTAACTACTTATTGTAATGAAATCCGAAAAATTTGCAATCAATGTAAGAGATAGggacaaataatattaacagtATTAAGGCCTATTTCACTACTGTGTTTTAAGTGTTGGATAGTCTatgtaagttttgtcactttcttactatAGTATCGTCAATtgacaaagacaaaattatagaataaattatttaatatttatagcgtTTCCaaccataataatataaagtattgtactatatttcgcgTCGCGTTGTACtgtatactgttgaagaaatatatagtatgcaaaaatactataatttcaacactgaaatctaacaaacaaaatcattttaaaactttatgaacATTACTTTTTGACAGATGCAATAGCATCTAGCCTCCCTGAACTTGTCTATATTACTGAGTTCCAaacatttaacaaataaattagaataaaaatCGCTTTTGGTttcaaaaaacttgaaaaaaataccaaatgCAAAGAagcataatatgatatatttc
This window of the Bicyclus anynana chromosome 6, ilBicAnyn1.1, whole genome shotgun sequence genome carries:
- the LOC112051476 gene encoding TIP41-like protein codes for the protein MFLAEGSRIDSGRYTTNSNSIEFGPWHISYDISCILPSVCSTKVVCERDDDQFCQFCLYCKELSIPHFPDMVFPKNVLRLDHTGGAKIQFNPLDALRRVACRLDPIEVSCAEAWLESRPDAEKAKKPFDWTFSTDYKGTLSDNITVERTNESIDFEILKRKDQILFYHDLTLFEDELHDHGVSKLSVKIRVMPTYWYVLQRYFLRVDDVLVRSHETRLFHMLNTDYVLREYSTKEAKAQDINIPTSEMKDGDDVVPLLPVKEKNTEKLFINTQIN